In Camelina sativa cultivar DH55 chromosome 17, Cs, whole genome shotgun sequence, the genomic stretch GGAAGCTGTGAATAAGCCAAGGAATATCACTTATAAAGGTCTCACTGACTTGGTAACTGAGTAAGCACTTCTCTTTTTAAGTTGTTAGCTTGTGTATGTATAGATTGAGGACTAGTTTCTTCATCGTTGATTTTGTTTGAAGCATTCAAAGTGTTAGTATCTTACTGAATTTGCAGTACTGATAAAGCAAGCGAGGCTGCTATTTTGGAAGTAGTGAAAAAGAATTTTAGTGATCATCTTattcttggtgaagaaggaggtatCATCGGCGATTCGTCCTCTGATTACCTCTGGTGCATTGATCCTCTAGGTTTTGCTCTCCTTAACAAATCTCATTGCTTTCCTCTTTATTTGTGTGAGGTTTGAGTGATAGTTTCTTCCTTTTATGTGTTAGATGGAACAACAAATTTTGCTCATGGATATCCCAGTTTTGCTGTTTCTGTGGGTGTTCTGTATCGTGGCAATCCCGCTGCTGCTTCTGTGGTAGATCTGATTTTATACTTGCACAAACTAGCTATTACTTGTTATTACTTGTTCTGCGGTTACTTTTACTTGTTCTGCTGATTCTTTGATCAATAGGATAagtaagaaaccaaaaaatttcaTTGTGCAGGTAGAGTTTGTAGGTGGTCCAATGTGTTGGAACACTCGAACCTTTTCTGCAACTGCAGGTACAATGTGGCCAGCTTATGTTCGTCTAGTTTGGTTAGGTATTTATGATTTGGCTAACTAGTTCACTTCTTAGGTGGTGGAGCATTGTGTAACGGGCAAAAAATTCATGTCAGTAAAACTGATGCTGTAAGTAAACTTATCAGGAATCCAATTTAGTTTCGACATGGTGTGTTCAGTAGATTTGGTTTTATAACACATCTATTATGGTTGAGTATAGGTGGAGAGAGCACTCCTTATCACAGGGTTTGGATATGAACATGATGATGCGTGGAGTACTAACATGGAATTGTTCAAAGAGTTCACTGATGTGAGTAGGGGAGTGCGGAGACTCGGTGCTGCAGcagttgacatgtgtcacgtgGCACTTGGGATTGCAGATTCATACTGGGAGTACCGTTTAAAGCCATGGGATATGGCAGCTGGTGTTCTTGTAATTTTccttcttgttgttttctttcataCCAAACTACATATGTTGTAGAACTTAATCCATGTCTGAATATGGACACAGATAGTTGAGGAAGCTGGAGGAGCTGTGACTCGAATGGACGGAGGGAAGTTTTCTGTGTTTGATAGATCTGTTTTGGTGTCCAATGGCATTCTTCACTCTAAGGTTAGTGAAAGGTTTGATGAACTGTTAATACTTTTGTTAATGCTTTCAATCGGTTATGTTTAGAGATAAGGTCTGAACATATTTCTTGTTTAATCGTTGTAGCTTCTGGAGAGAATCGCACCCGCAACTGAGAATTTGAAGTCGAAAGGAATCGATTTCTCGCTGTGGTTTAAGCCAGAAGATTATCACACAGAACATTAAGACTTGTTCAAGAAAGTGTACCTTTTTGCTACAAGGCTTTTCTTCATTTATTACATAATTATGATCTAAGGTGTAAAGCTCGTTTATTAGAACTAAATCTTCGAAATTTGAGGTATAACATTCGTGTTCAGACTATACAGTCAACAATGATCATATTCTCTTAAACTTGGTGAACAAAAAGGCTTCATGGATCAACAGAACGGTCTTCCATCTTCTAGTCCAAACCTCATATAGACCAAACTGAAGCTTAGTATCTTGGTTAGTAGACTGAACCGGAAGGTACCTTGGTTCTTTAGGGATAACCCAAACCAATATCTCGATCGAGTCACCTCAGAATGAATCGGAAGGTACCGTGGTTCTCTAGGGATAACCCAATATCTCGAGTCACCTCCCCCAAACAAAGTTAAGACCACTCGGTTATGAAACCCATGCTTTTCTATTGCTCTGCTCAATTTAAAcaagaaatttacaaaatcaagACACATTTTTTATCAGAGTTTTGGTcatttcttattaaaaaagatGTGGCAACATGagttatagaaaaaaaagagctaTCGACGTACGTACAACATGAGTTaattcataaatataatttactaCGAGATATCCCGTGCTATATAGCAcggtttaatattttttctaaaaataataatttaataataataaatttattgttatatttttttaaaaaaattattttgtttgagatagtatttatttttaatattgtaattgttcggtaaatctatatatatctttttgaatactaattattttagaatattttagtttttaatttgtttgatgtataatacagttttatattgcttgtttgtattatttgcatcattattttgtaaaaaattttgaagtagtaattataatattgtaattgtgagtaaatcaaatttatgaatttatcagccacataaatttagttttaccaatccACCAatgtgaaaaattaaaatacacattttttcttcatagattgagtaataaatctttgattttaaaaatttaaatcacaacatatgcataattttttttacatatttatcaatcataagtattatatgataattcaaaacaatttgtaaataaaataaaagaaagatgataagagaaccataattttaaaatcttaacaaaatcttccaaatctcgttattaaaaataatcatattatctACTTGGATAGaatatcttagttttaaaatttctgattggttatatatttttaaaaataaataataattttcgtccatattttattagaaaaagaaaaatatatttttttgaaaattaataattatttaaaagattttatcaGAAAATTCTGATATACTGTTTATATTTGGTCAAAGTATTTATTatctttattaaattaagtaattaatctttattaaatatttctaatttccAATGGcaattaaatgtaaattttacacttttaaagttagtttcatatttgtacttcccaattaatatagtaggatatatatatatatatatatatactcacaaAATAGCTATGATTTATGGGTTTACAAAAGTAACGACTTTATTCCtagttcaattttatttatttaaaataactaataGTACGTAGAGTTGTgataattagaaaaaacaatctcaataatattatttgtaattatataatttatattagtattgacacctatataaaaaaatacttttagttTCCCatactataatatttgtttgtatatattttacctttttacccTGTTATCTCAcatgttctctttcttttatattcGGCTCATTCTGGGGCTagtgttgatgattttgtgtcTTCGTTCTTAGATATCCCTAAGCAACTCCAACTGTTGAAACAAAAACTTGCTTGTATCCCTAAATCAACAAGGAATGAGTTTTCAGTAGGAGATGATCACATGACGAGGGACGGTATTAAGTTTTTCGTGGATAATGGAACGTGACATCGAACTTCCACCAGGGAATCAAGTAAAAGGTATCactacaaaaattaatttatttgacatCAGTTCTTTTTTTAAGTTAGCACAGGTTAAAAAATGACActataattatatgattttcttaaaaaatattgcttaaattagtgaaactaaaaaaattaccatCACTTACAAAGTGACTATAATTCAAATTTAGCATcacttcatttttttattagcaTTATTTATTCAACTGATGCTACAATATTTCAGTGttgttttaataaatgttaCTATCAAGATTTTTACATAGtataaaaagttttgaaatgaagtgaaaattgatttttttttgcatttcctTTAAAACAACTACATTTATCGTAAATCTCTataacttaattttataaatatgaaattggGACGGTTATTGGTAaacgatgtttttttttgtatcaaataaaaaatgtgacGCACAATATAGTAATTTAAGATCGATTAAAATAAGTGATGTTgcacttatttattttaatatcagtTCTCTAAATGATGTTAAATAAGTGttgtcaaatgttttttttgttttatagtcATGTATAGATTACTTTTGCTTGATAACTTTAagtgttttttcttgttgtacATGAACTTGTTGGGCTTGGGCTCTTTATAGAGATCATCGATAATTCACTGCAATTAATGGTTTACAAGGGTTCAATCCCTTGATTTTTGAGACGTTTTTAATTGGTGTTTTGAAGAAGCACCTTGACCATGAAGGTGCAATTGATAACGTCGAAAATGAGAAATATTATCTGATTAATAACAATCACGTCAAAGACATGATTGTCTACAGGCGCACGTTACAAAATTATGCAGATGcagattttgaagttttaataGAGAAGTTGCTGATTAAAGCCCCAGTTGTACTGTTATGTGATATGCTTCCAAGCTACCAGTCCTCCTACTTTGGAAAGGTATAACGTTAAATATTCCAGAATTTCTTTAGCTTTGTTATGTTATACAATTTAGTAAAAGTAATatttaacttaaattatttaaataattttcagaGGATATACATTCTTACTGTCTTCGAGTCTCAAACTGAAgcgaccgacccttttttttttaaataataaaaataatataataattaaccacaactagtggtcccatatccactagccacctaaccacattcacaatccaaCAGCGGAACaacataccaataaatatccaataaaccaataacaaataaccaaataaataatatccagCATTAattccaaacagcataaatcaaataaccagcaatcctaacaatgctctaagactcaattctagcaacctaacaatgccaggtaaccaatcaatcaagtccctagaacatcctcctcttcattgcctttgattccatgatcacactttgcctttacctgcaccacaaacacaaattgagatgcatgagtatttgataaacactcagtgaggcaatcctcccatctactgggctatacacacaagcaataagatctctacatgccacaaacaacaatcaatagaACAAACCAGGCATTATACAAAGCACACAGCAATCcgtcgtagctgaaagaagggtgtcgaccgacaccagatggtgtcgatcgacactgacaatctggtgtcgaccgacaccatactggtgtcgaccgacaccctgcccgacactcccgaaaaccctagtttgtgtcgaccgacacctccacatggcatcgatcgacactcgccaaagtctcgagccgtcctcgcgttggtatCAACCGACACcccaaatggtgtcgaccgacaccaatgccgagcagcgattttcttcgatcaaaaactctgaaactcgcctccaaacttctccaatccgctccatgcattcCCAAAAGCCAAGCCCAGCCCAGacagcgacgaaataccatagagaactcaaagaaacaaccacataagcaccaaatcacatagaatctagagatcttagcttagataagccatggtcatgcactcacctctttcaagaagattctgaccaacaagaacgaattccctcactcctagcaagcttctaacaccttcccagccttagatctcccaagaacagcaaggaatctctcaatctcttcccaaaagctcaagaacacttttctctctttctttttctctaaaagcggcCAACTAAcaccaaaaacacgaccctaggtcgtttcccCTCTTTTACACTCgttttagggattccctaaaccaaccacgcaaaccggacaattaaaattgaaccgaccaaaccggccacaattggtgtcgatcgatgcctcactagaaggtgtcgatcgacacccttaccaaaataccaaaaattggtttgcgggtgttacaattctcccccaccaatctagattcgtcctcgaatctcgaacaaccatcagccaaggactcccgtgcaaccgtctccacggcccgcactcctccgaccgatctacagaaggtcacctctaggcgatagactcacgctccaggcgtcatttgctcttgactttttggactttcctttactcataggcctaaaccttgagtttttattggctcctcatcagacctaagtctgcatgccataatgttggctcctcatcgggcctagacccgcatgccatattatataaggaaaatccaactcgtctctcgggttgccaccctacagcgcgcccccggatcgtcatccgaagtcgatataccaaccatactcccgagccacaaagtctctgaatatggcagtactaggagaacctaagtcccccaagagtcgcgagcaaacgattctgaacacgtctgagtcctatccctatccaggtttccttcccgtggctcgcgtaaaacatctcaatgtcctaccaaccacatatcccctcaccgggataccccatgaccacacaaggatcatattcacgccacaaaggccatctgtcccgaaggaccgtctgtcccgaaagGTAatcagtcccgaaggaccgtctgtcccgaaggaccatcagtcccgaaagaccgtctgtcccgaaggaccatcagtctcgaaagaccgtctgtcccaaaggaccatcagtccggaaggaccgtctgtcccgaaagaccgccttaacaggcactctggctaaacagcctgccacaaaggccacacaaaaacaaaagaatactgccacaaaggccacaccataacaaaagaaataccGCCACACActggcacactgactcaaaagtccgccactaaagccacacaagcccctccaaggctctccaccgctaaaatggacaaattccaactcccggaaaactttccatatttagcactttccctttttggaaactttccacttttggaaacttctattacAGGAAACTTTCttccaaaaccccgcctcacggaaaacTTTGTACCCTGAACACCActtcatcttgttactgagtcgcacaaccaaccaccccacgcgaccgagtaacaagtgaggtgggctggaatactccattcccgctccagccacggattacagatggaaccaggctaaacaagctcaagtcgcggcttgcttctcataccacttcttgaaccttgccttcatctttgcctcaggctcctaAGTCTGCTCCttaacaccatcacagtcccacaggactctcatcaaaggaatcttcttcttccgaaattccttgatcctcctctcgagaaccctcactggtctcgcctccaaagtcatgttaggctgaagatcctcaggaatcttagccaacacctcctctccctcacggagacacttccgcaacatagacacatggaaaaccttatggaatgcacgcatcacctcaggtaactccaatctatatgccactggtccaacccgctcaatcaccctgaatggacccatatacctcggactcaacttagtctctgacaatgacctgttcggaccccgcaacatggccatcttgaggtacactctgtctcctacctgaaactcaagatctctcctcctcctatcagcataactcctctgcctatcctgagcctccttcatgttcagcttgagaacccgaatcttctctgaggtctcctgaacaaaactagcaccaaacatgctcctctcccccacctgagtccagcataatggtgtacgacatggcctcccatacaaagcctcataaggagccatcttaatactcgcctgatagctgttgttgtaagcaaactctaccaggttcaggtgatctgcccaatggccaccccaatccaacacacacatcctcagcaaatcctccagcgtctggatcgtcctctcagactgtccatctgtctggggatgataagctgtactcatatgcaccttagtgcccatctctgcctgaaatgccttccagaacaccgaagtgaacttagaatccctatcagacacaatgctcgctggcaccccatgcaacctgactatctccctcacatacttcttagccaagaccgctgctccatcagtcttcttaatggccagaaaatgtgcagacttagtcaaccggtccacaatgacccaaatagcatcaaaggtccgtgacactggcaatcctaccacaaaatccatggtgatcatatcccacttccactcaggaatgggtagactcttcagtaacccgccaggaacctgatgctcagccttcactagctgacacacatcacacctcgaaacccaactagctacatccttcttcatcccgacccaatgatagtacctcttgagatcacggtacatcttagtcgctcctggatgaatggacaacttgctcgcatgagcctctctcagaatctcctgtctcaactcctcatccttgggcacacaaacccgaccgtgcaccaagatagtaccattatctgagacctgatactctgaatccacatccttagaggcattcaccagccccaaatccttctcctgagccaaccgcactctactcagaagatctgctctatctactgcttccaaacccaacggttcctgtgaaacagcacataagctcaacgcactgatctcccctaccagagactccatctcctgctcctgagccgaagctaccctcttccgactcagagcatctgcaaccgtgttagccttaccaggatgataggctatctccaaatcataatctgccacaagctccatccaccgcctctgtctcaaattcagctcaggctgagtgaatatatacttcaggctcttatgatctgtaaacacctgtacctttgcaccataaagataagacctccaaatcttcagggcaaaaactacagcacccatctccaaatcatgagtaggatagttgccttcatgcacccgcaactgccgcgaagcataggcaatcaccttcccatgctgcatcagaacacaacccaacccaactctagatgcatccgtataaaccacatagggttctccctgctcaggcaaagccaacactggcgcagtagtcaacatctccttcaggcttgcaaagccttcctcacactcttctgaccagacaaaaggaacatccttccctgtcaacttagtcataggacgtgctctgcttgcaaacccctgcacaaatctcctgtagtaacctgccaatccaaggaaacttctgatctctgtggcattctgcggtctaggccaatctctgatagcctgaatcttctctggatctacagaaaccccctctgcagaaacaatgtgacccagaaagcccatctcacgctgccaaaaactacacttgctcaacttggcaaacaacttctgctcccgcagcttctccataactgccctcaaatgcactgcatgctcctcaggactcttagaataaaccaggatatcgtcgatgaaaatgatgacagatacatccagaaactcctgaaacacactgttcatcaatctcataaacgctgctggcgcgttagtcaatccgaagggcatcaccacaaactcatagtgcccatatctcgtcctgaaagcagtcttcctcacatctgcctcatctatcggtatctgatgataacccgacgccagatctaccttagagaaccaagtagcacccctcaactgatccaacaactcatcgatcctaggaagaggatacttgttcttcacagtgacccggttcaaaccccgataatcaatacacaacctgaaactcccatccttcttcttcacaaacaacaccggcgctccccacggtgatacactaggacggatgaatcccttactcaacaaatcttctagctgcttcttcagctctgccatctctgctggagccattctgtaaggagccttggataacggtgtcgtccccggttccagttcaatggtaaaaggatccgaccgagatggtggtaatccctgcaaagactgaaacacatcctcaaactcctccactactggaataccgctaaccgtagacttccccactgactctggcatagatatagtaaccagataagcctcacggcccttctcgatcatcttcccagcctgaatggctgagatcacgagactccccgaagtcggtctaataccctgaaaaaccaacttccctcctggacgctcaaactccactctaccccgatagcaatccaaatgcaccctatgccgatgcaaccaatccatcccgagaataacatcatacagctccactggactgataagcaaatctgctggccacgactctcctgcgatctgaatatcaattcctctagctcgaccaatcactctcaggaactcgcctcccgcaactctgacaactcctgcacgctcaccaggatccccgctgatccccgcacactctgcacactctggagtaatgaagctatgcgaagctccagaatcaaacataacgtgggacttaaacccgcccaccaacaaggtccctacacaaacctcatgtgttgagaacctaacaatttatcacaggaacataaaatctgaccctacaaaaattcacaaagattaagtaccagaaattatacctgtgatcgccccggcactggttccaccagtctctactgtCGTGTAAAcacgtggcgcctgctcaatccgtgccacctgctgacctccaggctgcacctgctgcaacgctgccactgctgccggctgcaacttgggacaaaaaggcctgatgtgccctgtctccctacagtgataacatacccgaggtcctgccgtcggaacactcctcttgggacaactagcaaccctgtgatccctgctcccacaaccgaagcaacccgcaccactcggcttctgcgtagcctcccacttcctcttggttccctgagcatgcctaccgcccctgctagaaccaccctgctgctgagccttactaggctgaactgctggagcagccgccactgactgtgcccggatatcctcctcaatctctgctgcagtctcaaccagctctgcacgcgtagcataactcctccctctacagtgaactctcaagtcatcacgtagagccctcaagaacctcctgatctgagcctcctcaggctccatagcccgacctccataacaaagaagtcgactgaactccaagtccagctcccgcactgactgtgtcccctgagacaactgaaggaactgcacctccaaacgatccaatggctctctaggaaaatacttgcggctgaactccaaaacgaagtcagcccaagtcatctcccgctgcaccctcctagcagccacagatctccaccacaactcagcatcaccactcaaaaagtagacccctatgtccacccaNNNNNNNNNNNNNNNNNNNNNNNNNNNNNNNNNNNNNNNNNNNNNNNNNNNNNNNNNNNNNNNNNNNNNNNNNNNNNNNNNNNNNNNNNNNNNNNNNNNNNNNNNNNNNNNNNNNNNNNNNNNNNNNNNNNNNNNNNNNNNNNNNNNNNNNNNNNNNNNNNNNNNNNNNNNNNNNNNNNNNNNNNNNNNNNNNNNNNNNNNNNNNNNNNNNNNNNNNNNNNNNNNNNNNNNNNNNNNNNNNNNNNNNNNNNNNNNNNNNNNNNNNNNNNNNNNNNNNNNNNNNNNNNNNNNNNNNNNNNNNNNNNNNNNNNNNNNNNNNNNNNNNNNNNNNNNNNNNNNNNNNNNNNNNNNNNNNNNNNNNNNNNNNNNNNNNNNNNNNNNNNNNNNNNNNNNNNNNNNNNNNNNNNNNNNNNNNNNNNNNNNNNNNNNNNNNNNNNNNNNNNNNNNNNNNNNNNNNNNNNNNNNNNNNNNNNNNNNNNNNNNNNNNNNNNNNNNNNNNNNNNNNNNNNNNNNNNNNNNNNNNNNNNNNNNNNNNNNNNNNNNNNNNNNNNNNNNNNNNNNNNNNNNNNNNNNNNNNNNNNNNNNNNNNNNNNNNNNNNNNNNNNNNNNNNNNNNNNNNNNNNNNNNNNNNNNNNNNNNNNNNNNNNNNNNNNNNNNNNNNNNNNNNNNNNNNNNNNNNNNNNNNNNNNNNNNNNNNNNNNNNNNNNNNNNNNNNNNNNNNNNNNNNNNNNNNNNNNNNNNNNNNNNNNNNNNNNNNNNNNNNNNNNNNNNNNNNNNNNNNNNNNNNNNNNNNNNNNNNNNNNNNNNNNNNNNNNNNNNNNNNNNNNNNNNNNNNN encodes the following:
- the LOC104757513 gene encoding phosphatase IMPL1, chloroplastic; this encodes MGRSLIFSGNMSMRISHIPRSSSLPLQNPFSCRTVTGHGCWRILSNSLSKSTTRLQTKALVSEVSDQTRYPRIGAKSTGTISPSHLLEVVELAAKTGAEVVMEAVNKPRNITYKGLTDLVTDTDKASEAAILEVVKKNFSDHLILGEEGGIIGDSSSDYLWCIDPLDGTTNFAHGYPSFAVSVGVLYRGNPAAASVVEFVGGPMCWNTRTFSATAGGGALCNGQKIHVSKTDAVERALLITGFGYEHDDAWSTNMELFKEFTDVSRGVRRLGAAAVDMCHVALGIADSYWEYRLKPWDMAAGVLIVEEAGGAVTRMDGGKFSVFDRSVLVSNGILHSKLLERIAPATENLKSKGIDFSLWFKPEDYHTEH